Proteins encoded in a region of the Melospiza georgiana isolate bMelGeo1 chromosome 2, bMelGeo1.pri, whole genome shotgun sequence genome:
- the ZFX gene encoding zinc finger X-chromosomal protein, which translates to MDEDGLELQPHEPNAFFDPTGADAAHIDGDQIVVEVQETVFVSDVVDSDITVHNFVPDDPDSVVIQDVIEDVVIEDVQCPDIMDEPDVSETVIIPEQVLDTDVAEEVSLAHCTVPDDVLASDITAETMSIPEHVLTTESMHVPEVGHVEHVVHDNVEEADIVTDTLGTDVVSEEVLVADCASEAVIDANGIPVEHQDEKGNCDDYLMISLDDAGKIEHEGSAEITMEAESESGSCKVDGICPEVIKVYIFKADPGEDDLGGTVDIVESEPENEHAVGLLDQNSSIRIPREKMVYMTVNDSQHEDEDLNVAEIADEVYMEVIVGEEDAAAAHEQQIDDTEIKTFMPIAWAAAYGNNNDGIESRNGTASALLHIDESSGLGRLAKQKPKKKRRPESRQYQTAIIIGPDGHPLTVYPCMICGKKFKSRGFLKRHMKNHPEHLLTKKKYRCTDCDYTTNKKISLHNHLESHKLTNKTEKLIECDECGKTFSHAGTLFTHKMVHRDKGVNKMHKCKFCDYETAEQGLLSHHLLAVHSKNFPHICVECGKGFRHPSELKKHMRIHTGEKPYQCQYCEYRSADSSNLKTHVKTKHSKETPLKCDICFQTFSDTKELQQHTLMHQESKTHQCLHCDHKSSNSSDLKRHIISVHTKDYPHKCDMCDKGFHRPSELKKHVAAHKGKKLHQCRHCDFKIADPFILSRHILSVHTKDLPFRCKRCRKGFRQQNELKKHMKTHSGRKVYQCEYCEYSTTDASGFKRHVISIHTKDYPHRCEYCKKGFRRPSEKNQHIMRHHKDVGLP; encoded by the exons ATGGATGAAGATGGGCTTGAATTGCAGCCACATGAGCCAAATGCATTTTTTGATCCAACAG GAGCTGATGCAGCACATATAGATGGAGATCAGATTGTTGTGGAAGTCCAGGAAACAGTGTTTGTTTCAGATGTGGTGGACTCAGATATAACTGTGCATAACTTTGTTCCTGATGACCCAGACTCTGTGGTGATCCAGGATGTCATTGAGGATGTTGTTATCGAGGATGTTCAGTGCCCAGACATCATGGACGAGCCAGATGTGTCTGAAACAGTCATCATTCCTGAGCAGGTGCTGGACACTGACGTGGCTGAAGAGGTTTCTTTGGCTCACTGCACTGTCCCAGATGATGTTTTAGCTTCTGACATAACAGCAGAGACAATGTCCATACCAGAGCACGTGCTGACAACTGAGTCAATGCATGTGCCTGAGGTTGGACACGTGGAACATGTGGTTCATGATAACGTTGAAGAAGCAGATATCGTCACTGATACTCTGGGAACAGATGTTGTTTCTGAGGAAGTCTTGGTGGCAGACTGTGCATCAGAGGCAGTGATTGATGCCAATGGAATCCCTGTGGAACATCAAGATGAGAAGGGCAACTGTGATGATTACCTTATGATTTCCT TGGATGATGCTGGTAAGATAGAACACGAAGGTTCTGCTGAAATTACCATGGAAGCAGAGTCAGAAAGTGGCTCTTGTAAAGTGGATGGCATTTGTCCAGAAGTCATCAAGGTCTATATATTCAAAGCAGATCCTGGAGAAGACGATTTAG GGGGCACAGTAGACATTGTGGAGAGCGAGCCAGAGAATGAGCACGCAGTGGGATTGCTCGATCAGAACAGCAGTATTCGTATCCCAAGGGAGAAAATGGTTTACATGACTGTCAATGATTCTCAGCATGAAGACGAAGACTTAA ATGTTGCAGAAATAGCTGATGAGGTTTATATGGAGGTGATTGTAGGggaggaggatgctgcagcCGCCCACGAACAGCAAATCGATGACACCGAGATTAAAACTTTCATGCCCATAGCTTGGGCAGCAGCTTATG GTAATAACAACGATGGCATCGAAAGTCGGAATGGCACTGCAAGTGCTCTTTTGCACATAGATGAGTCATCTGGACTTGGGAGGCTGGCCAAGCAGAAACCAAAGAAGAAGAGGAGACCTGAGTCCAGACAGTATCAGACAG cAATAATCATTGGCCCCGATGGTCATCCATTGACAGTCTATCCCTGCATGATTTGTGGAAAGAAATTTAAATCCAGAGGTTTCTTGAAAAGGCACATGAAAAACCACCCGGAGCACCTTCTTACCAAGAAGAAATACAGATGCACAGACTGTGATTACACTAcgaataaaaaaataagtttacATAACCACTTGGAGAGTCATAAGCTGACCAACAAAACAGAGAAGCTTATCGAGTGTGATGAGTGCGGGAAAACCTTCTCTCACGCAGGAACTCTATTCACTCACAAGATGGTGCACAGGGACAAAGGAGTTAATAAAATGCACAAGTGCAAATTCTGCGATTATgagacagcagagcaggggttACTGAGCCACCACCTTTTGGCTGTCCACAGCAAGAACTTTCCTCACATTTGCGTGGAGTGCGGCAAAGGGTTCCGCCACCCGTCGGAGCTGAAGAAGCACATGCGGATCCACACTGGCGAGAAGCCCTACCAGTGCCAATACTGCGAGTACCGATCGGCCGACTCTTCCAACTTGAAAACCCACGTAAAGACTAAACACAGTAAGGAAACGCCGCTCAAGTGCGACATTTGTTTCCAGACTTTTTCAGATaccaaagagctgcagcagcataCGCTTATGCATCAAGAAAGTAAAACGCATCAGTGTTTGCATTGTGACCATAAGAGCTCAAACTCGAGTGATCTGAAACGACACATTATTTCAGTCCACACAAAAGACTATCCTCATAAGTGTGATATGTGTGATAAAGGCTTTCACAGGCCTTCGGAACTGAAAAAACACGTGGCGGCTCACAAAGGTAAAAAATTGCACCAATGCAGACATTGTGACTTTAAAATTGCAGATCCGTTCATTTTGAGTCGCCACATACTCTCAGTTCACACAAAGGATCTTCCATTCAGGTGCAAGAGATGTAGAAAGGGCTTTAGGCAACAAAACGAGctgaaaaaacacatgaaaacaCACAGTGGCAGGAAAGTTTATCAGTGTGAGTACTGTGAGTATAGCACTACAGACGCCTCAGGCTTCAAACGGCACGTGATTTCCATTCACACAAAAGACTACCCTCACCGGTGTGAGTATTGCAAGAAAGGTTTCCGAAGGCCTTCAGAGAAGAACCAGCACATTATGCGACATCATAAAGATGTTGGGCTGCCTTAA